The window ATCGGGCTTGCCGGGGCAGGCGCACCAGTTTCCTAAAACGATAAAAGACAGTTTAAGGAAACTGACCTTACCAGAGCAGCTTCATTTTTACGACGCATATAAGGCCGACAGCCTGCTGAAAGACCTGCATAATTTAAACCCCGATACCATCCCGGGCACAAAATTCAGGTACAATGGTAATGGGATGATGGTTTTGATTCTCTTGCTGGAGCGTATTTATCATCAGCCTTATGAACAATTGGTAACGCATTATTTAAAAACGCATTTAAATATGGCCGATACCAAAACACAAATTGATATACATTCCGATAGGTTGGCCCAGGGCTATAGCAGCAACAATCAGCCCCAGCCATTTTTAAACTTAACCGATTATTACAACGGCCCAAGCATGAATTCGACTATAAACGATATGCTTAAATATCTCAAAGCCAATTTAGCGGAAGATGACCCTGCAATAAAACTAAGCCACCACCTCACCTGGAAAAACCCCGATAATACCGGCGTGGGTTTAGGCTGGATGATGGATGTTGATTACAAAGGCGCACCTATTATTTATCATGATGGGCATACAGGTATCGGCTTTAATACTATGTGTCTTTTTTATCCGGGTAAAAACCTGGGGTATATTGTTATCGTGAACGACAATATAGATCAACAACGCCTTACCGATCTGCAAACAAACATTCAAAGGGTACTTGATAAGCAGTAAAGTGGTTTTAAAGTCAATTCAACTGCTTTTGGTCCCTATTTAAATATTACTGCTAATTTTGTTTACGATAACCAGGAGCAACCCTGTTTTACATCTATCTAAAACAAACAACAATGGCTACACTCATTGATTTAATAGGCAACACGCCTATGGTTGAAATAAAAAAGCTGAACCCTAATCCAAACGTAAAAATATTTGCCAAGCTGGAAGGCAACAACCCTGGTGGCAGCGTTAAAGACCGCGCATCGCTCAACATGATCCGCAGCGCTATTGAGCGTGGCGATATTAAACCCGGCACCAAATTAATTGAGGCCACCAGCGGCAATACAGGCATAGCGCTGGCCATGATTGCGCGGTTGTTTGATTTGGAAATTGAACTGGTAATGCCATCAAACTCCACCCGCGAACGCACACTTACCATGGAAGCTTTCGGGGCCAAAGTAACCTTGTTGGAAGGCATTGAACTTTGCCGCGATTACGCCGAAGAAAAAGCCGCCACAGGCGAATTTTACCTGGTAAACCAGTTTGCCAACCCCGACAATTTTGGCGCTCATATTAAAAGCACCGGCCCCGAAATTTGGCGCGATACGGAAAGCAAGATAACCCATTTTGTGAGCGCCATGGGCACTACCGGCACTATTATGGGCTGCTCTATGTACCTTAAACAGCAAAACCACGATATCCAGATAGTAGGCTGCCAACCTACAGAGGGTTCGTCTATCCCTGGCATCCGCAGATGGCCCGCGGCTTATCTGCCTAAAATATTTGATGCATCAAGGGTAGATAGGGTGATGGATATTTCTGAAGAAGAAGCTACCCAAAGGGCTCGTGAACTGGCCAAAGTGGAGGGCGTATTTGCCGGCATGAGCAGTGGTGGCGCCTTATCTGCAGCTATAAAATTAGCATCTGAACTAACCGAAGGCGTAATTGTATTTATTTGCTGCGACCGTGGCGACAGGTATCTGAGCAGCGAATTGTTTGGATAATTTGGAGGTATGCCCATGGGGCTTAAACATTTTTGTTACCGCCCAACCTACCCTGTACCCACATCTTTTTAGCTAAAGAAAATGTCATTTCGAACGAGCCAGCAGTGGAATTGAGCGGGCGGGGTGAGGAGAAATCTTCTACACCCTGCATCCCAACGGCTTTTCAAATGCAGAGCGTACAAGATTTCTCCTCGTACCTCGTTCGAAATGACAACCGTGTTGTTCGTTGATCGAAAATATTTATCGTTTACTAAAATCTCTTATTGTCCTAATCCGTAACTGATAACCACCGTTGGTAATAAAGTGGCGTTATCAAGCGGAATTTGATTGTCTGTAATTATTGGCTTACGTTGAGCATAAAAATCAAACATATGTTTCTCTAAACTCTTGCCTGGCACAGCCGGCGGAATGAAGCCGATAGAGAAGGGCAATACAAAATCATGAACCTTTTCATGATCGGGGATAATCCATTTATGGTTTGACTTTTTTAAGGCTTCAATAATAGGCACTGTTAAAACATAGTCGTCAGCATAATAAATCACTATTCTTGTTATTGTGCCTTTTGTATCGGCAGTAAACTTAAAAACGGCAGTTCCCACGGCTCTTTTTTTAATTATTTCGGGCGATACCACAACGCTGTCTTTAAAAAAGGAGTTCATCACCGGCGCACCTCCCTGGAAAGGGAACGCAAGCTGTGTTTGCGCCATAACGTAAGTTGATGATAATACTGCTACGGCTAATAATAATATCTTTTTCATTAATGTGTTCTTATATTAACTGGTTACCTGGGCTGCGGGCGTTCACTCGGGTCGCGCTTGCTGCCGTCATATAACTCATACTCAAATAAACGGCAATCCAACTTGCCATTATAAAACTCAATTCTGCGCGATGGGCGTAGGCCTATTTTTTTTGCAAGGTCGGGATTTCCTGTAAAAACGTATCCCCTGTAACCAAGGCATTTCTTTTTCAAAAAGTCGCCCATTCTTTTATAGGTGACTTCCAGCTTGCTGTGCACACCTAAGCGCTCGCCGTATTCCGGGTTAAACATTACTACTCCGGGTACTTCTGGTACTTCGGTATCTTCAAAATCACAAACAGCAAAATCAATTAAATGTTCTACTCCCGCGGTTTTAGCATTTTTTTGAGCAATATCTATAGCATCTTCAGATATGTCGGTAGCGATAATTTTAAAGCCTGTTTCTTTCCTGGCCTTGTCCTTCAGCTTACGGCGCTCTACAAAAAACACGTTTTCATCGTACCCCATAATATGCATAAAACCATAGTTCATCCTGAATAAACCGGGATGCTTATCGGTAGCCAGCAGAGCAGCCTCAATGGCCAAAGTGCCAGATCCACACATCGGGTTAATAAATGTGCTCTTCCTGTCCCAGTTGGTAGCCATAATAGTTGATGTGGCCAAAGCTTCAAGCATAGGGGCCTTGCCGGGTATTTTGCGATAGCTGTGTTTGGCCAACGTTTCGCCCGATGTATCCATAAATATATCGGCCTCATCGTCCTGCCAGTATAAATGCACCAGGGTTTTATTGGCTTCGGCGCCTGAGTTGGGGCGAATGCCTTTAACTTCCTTAATCCTGTCAACAATAGCATCTTTCACCTTTACGTTGGCAAACAAAGGCGTAAGTATATGCTCGTTATTAACGTTTGATGTAACCGAGAAATACCCGCTGAAATCGATCAGTTTTTCCCACTCAATGGTCACTAACTCGTCGTATAGTTCTTTTGGGTCGGCGGCTTTAAAACTTTTTATTAAATAAAGCACCTGGCTTGCGCAGCGCAGGTTTAAGTTAAGCGCTATGGTATCTGTAACTGTGCCCTTAAGCTCCACCCCGGTTTGAAAAACGCGGACCGGTGTGTAGCCCAATGCTTCTACCTCCTGTTGAAGATAGCCTGACAATCTTTTATTGCAGGTAATTATTATTTTACTTTCGTTGTGGAAAACTTGCATGATATTTTGCGAAATTAAGCATTAAAAACGCCCTATTTTAATTTCTTATCTATTAACTTTACATTTTAAATTATTTGAAGATTATGGAAGTTAAAGGTAAAGTACATGAAGTGTCGCCAACACAACAGGTAACCGACTCACTAAAGAAGCGCGAATTGATATTAGAATATATTGAAAACCCTCAATATCCTGAGTATTTGAAGTTCGAAGCTATACAAGATCGCTGTGCTTTGATTGACAATGTAAAGATAGGCGATGACGTTGAGGTTTTCTTTAACCTGCGTGGCCGTCCATGGACTGATAAAACAGGCAAAAAAAGCTATTTCAACTCGTTGCAGTTATGGAAAATTAACGTTCTTGCAGGTGCAGGCGCAGCATCTACACCAGAGTATGCAGCACCGGCCGCAGACATCAGCTCATCAAGCGATGACGATGATTTGCCATTTTAATTGATTTGCCATTTGCATAAAATATAAAAAGAGGCCTCAATTTGAGGCCTTTTTTTATTGCCTTTCCCCACCTGTTCAACTACCGGCAATAGGTTATATTTCAAAGCGTTATTATTAATTTACAATTGTTAAATTTTGTTAAATAGCCCCTTTGTTGGCTTATTTAAAATATTTTTGTTTGTTAACAAATGAAGAGACGTAGTATTGGTTTAATTATAGGTTTAATGGGGCTTGCACTTTTGGGTGTAATGGCCATGCAATTATATTTTTTAAGGCAATCGTACCAGATGCAATCCGAGCTTTTTGACCGCTCTGTTAACGAGGCCCTTAACAACGTGGTATCAAAAGTAACCAAACAGGATGCCAACAACTTTTTAAATTCAAAAGCCCAGGTTAAAGCAGCCGAAATAGATGATGCGGGAATAAAGGTTGTAAAAAGCGCTGAAAACAAACCCTTTACCCCCAAAGCGGGCAGGCGGCAAACCCTGAGACAAAAGAAAATAGCCCTGCTGCGCGATAGTCTTGAACGCATGATAAAGCATCAAAAACTTGATGATGAGCTAAGCGATTTATTACAGCAGGAGGGCACCGTGGATATTAAAGTGACCATGGCGCAGTTTACCGATGATGCCGGCATAGTGCATGCCAGCTACAAACAGCAGGTAATTGGCACACACATTACCCATACCGCAAAAATACCTCATAAACTGCGTAAATATGATACGCTGCGTTACGAATATCCCGATCCGCAGTTTGGCAAGCAATTAATTTTGATACCGCGCATTAACCCCCTTTGGCAGCGCGAACAAGTGCGCAAGCAAAAGGAAAGACAGGTTGCACAGATCAAAAGAATGCTGGAGACCGATTCGATCCAAAACGTAAGCGTAAACACAAACCCTGGCAAGACAAATGTTATAGCCAACCTGGCCGAAGAATACAGCAGATCGGGGCAACCGCTTACCAAGCGCTTAAACCTGCTTTGGATAGATACTCTTTTACGTTTTGAACTGCATGACAAAGGGATTTCTTTGCCCTTTAGCTACGAGGTTACTACGGCCAGCAGCGATTCGCTTATATTTTCAAGCGCCAACGACCTGGAGGGTAACAAGCCTGCGTTTATACCTGCCAATACCTACCAAACGGCTATTTTTAGTCGCGATGTAATCAACGATCCGGGAAAGATCAAGCTATCGTTTCCGCAAAAAAACTCACTCATATTAAGTAAAATGACTGCTACTATGGGTACAACCGGCGGTTTGCTTATCGTTTTGATATTTTGTTTTGGATATACCATTTTCTCTATCCTGAAACAGAAAAAAGTATCAGAGATGAAAATAGATTTCATCAATAATATGACCCACGAGTTTAAAACCCCGGTATCAACTATTATGATTGCCAGCGAGGCTTTAAAGGACAAGGAAATTACAAACGATCAAAATAGGGTATTGCGCCTGGCCAATATAATTTTTGAGGAAAATGAACGTTTAGGTAGCCATATAGAGCGCGTGTTAAATATTGCCCGCATCGAAAAAAATGATTTTAAGCTTGATAAAAAGCCGCTTGATGTAAACGATATGATAGCGGTTGTATTGGATAGTATGGCGCTTAAGCTGCATAAATGCAATGCTAAAACCACACTTGAACTGGAGGCCGAAAACGCGGTAATAATTGCCGACGAACTTCATTTTTCAAACGTGTTGTATAACCTTATCGATAACGCAATAAAGTATAGCCATGAAAACCCCGAAATAACCATCAGCACTTTCAATAAAAACGGACAGGTGGTAATTAAGGTGGCTGATAAAGGTATAGGCATGAGCCGCGACCAGCAAACAAAAATATTTGAACAGTTTTACCGTATTCCTACAGGTAACCTGCACGATGTTAAAGGTTTTGGACTGGGCTTAAGCTATGTAAACACCATTGTAAAAAGGCTGAACGGCAGTATCAGCGTAAAATCTGAAAGAGAAAAAGGATCGGAGTTTGAATTGAAATTCGCGGTGGCGTAGTTAGTCGGAAAGTCCGCAAGCCGGAAAGTCCGAAAGATTGTAAGTGGTTATCTGTACTAAATATATACTTTCGGACTTATCGGACTTTCCGACTTCCGAACTAAAAAAACTTTCCGACTTCCGGACTTCCGGTCTTTGGGACTATAAAAGCAAATGAAGAAAATACTACTGGTTGAGGATGATGCCAATTTAGGTTTACTGCTACAGGACTACCTGCAGTTGAAAGGGAAGTTTGATGTTATCTTGTGCAAAGATGGCGAAGAAGGGCTGCGTACCTTTACCAAGCATGTATTTGATTTGCTGATACTGGATGTAATGATGCCCAAAAAAGATGGCTTTACCCTGGGCAAAGATATCAGGAAAATAAACCCGAACGTACCCATCATATTTGCCACAGCCAAAGGCATGATTGAGGATAAAACCCAGGCCTTTAACCTTGGTGGCGATGACTATATTACTAAGCCATTTCGTATAGAAGAACTACTCTTGCGTATAAACGCCTTGCTGAAACGCAGCAGCGGTACCGAAAAAACTGATGAGGAAAAGCAAACCAGCTTTAAAATTGGCCGGTATACTTTTGACTATACCTCGCAAATCATCACTATAGGCGAAACCCTTCAAAAGTTATCTACCAAAGAGGCCGAACTTTTGCGCCTGCTGTGCATGCGTAAAAACGAAGTGCTTACCCGCGAAGAAGCCCTGCTAAATATCTGGCATGACGATAACTACTTTAACGGCCGCAGCATGGATGTGTTTTTAAGCAAAATTCGCAAGTATTTAAAAGATGACCCCAATGTCGAGATCATTAATGTACATGGCAGGGGCTATAAATTACTGATCAATTAGCGGGAAGCTGGCAAGCATCTTTTAGTTTGGCAGCAAAGTTTGCAAAAATGGCCGATCTTCAAGGGTGCCCTTTTTGATTAAATTTTTAAACCAAAAAGAAATTTTATTCTGTCTTATTATCAGGGTTTTAACAGGTATAGCCTTAACAGGGCATAACATTCCATCCCCGTGATCCGTTAAATCCACTTATCAAATAAGGGAGGCCGCTATTTACCCCTTTTAGGGTATTGATTAACTGGCTTTTATAATTATATTTGTTTACTGATTAATTTATTAAACTCAGACAAAAGGCTCAATGAGATATCTTTTACTAATTATCTTGTGCTCCGTAAGTATATCCGCATCGGCACAATGGTGGGTAAAACCGGCTAAAAGCATAGGTAACGTATTTAAAAAACACGAGCGTTTTCCGCTGATTGCTGATGTAAAAGACCACTCCATTGGTCGGCTACCGGCGGCGCAGTTAGCTAAACATAAAATCACCCGTGTTAACCTTGATCTTGCCTCCTATTCGCTTTACCTGCAGGAGATGGCGGTAATGAAAACCGCACAGCATAATATGAGGTTCAGGGTATACAATGCTGCAAGCTACAATTTTAGCGATCTGGCACAAATGTACCTGAAGCAAAACCGCTTATCCGAAGCTAAATGGTATTGGCTGCAAAGCCTCCTGATATCGCGCCAGCAAAACGACGACAAGCACACCATAACCAGCCTGATGGGGCTTGCAACCTGCAAAGCCGGCTACGGCGATTTTACCCAGGCCATGCAGGATTTGAACGAAGCCCGCGATATAGCCAATAGCCACGGCTTTACAGCTGATGTTGCCAGCATTAACAAACAAATGCGCTACCTGCAGGACAATAAAGACAACCCTAAAGCCGAGATCCGTTATGCGGAAACCGCCGAACAGGAGCCTAAAAAGGTAATTAAATAATTTTTTTATGTAACAATAGCGTAAAATGCCATTGCTTGTATACTACAAGCAAAACATTATCGTATAATTGTTATTGTTATTAAGAGACAGCATTTTGACTGTCTCTTTTTTTTACGTTAGCAATAATTTATTAGGCA is drawn from Mucilaginibacter ginsenosidivorax and contains these coding sequences:
- a CDS encoding serine hydrolase domain-containing protein encodes the protein MKSLSLCAIVCLCFIGLNASAQNKKPLLSDNQLKTRLDSAVDKGARIYMDTPNTVGIAIGIYRDGKAYTYNYGEVKNGTGKLPSADNFYNLGSVAKTFVTTMLAQAVVEKKVSLNDDIRKYLPGSYPNLQYNGQPIRFVNLANHTSGLPGQAHQFPKTIKDSLRKLTLPEQLHFYDAYKADSLLKDLHNLNPDTIPGTKFRYNGNGMMVLILLLERIYHQPYEQLVTHYLKTHLNMADTKTQIDIHSDRLAQGYSSNNQPQPFLNLTDYYNGPSMNSTINDMLKYLKANLAEDDPAIKLSHHLTWKNPDNTGVGLGWMMDVDYKGAPIIYHDGHTGIGFNTMCLFYPGKNLGYIVIVNDNIDQQRLTDLQTNIQRVLDKQ
- the cysM gene encoding cysteine synthase CysM, yielding MATLIDLIGNTPMVEIKKLNPNPNVKIFAKLEGNNPGGSVKDRASLNMIRSAIERGDIKPGTKLIEATSGNTGIALAMIARLFDLEIELVMPSNSTRERTLTMEAFGAKVTLLEGIELCRDYAEEKAATGEFYLVNQFANPDNFGAHIKSTGPEIWRDTESKITHFVSAMGTTGTIMGCSMYLKQQNHDIQIVGCQPTEGSSIPGIRRWPAAYLPKIFDASRVDRVMDISEEEATQRARELAKVEGVFAGMSSGGALSAAIKLASELTEGVIVFICCDRGDRYLSSELFG
- a CDS encoding THUMP domain-containing class I SAM-dependent RNA methyltransferase translates to MQVFHNESKIIITCNKRLSGYLQQEVEALGYTPVRVFQTGVELKGTVTDTIALNLNLRCASQVLYLIKSFKAADPKELYDELVTIEWEKLIDFSGYFSVTSNVNNEHILTPLFANVKVKDAIVDRIKEVKGIRPNSGAEANKTLVHLYWQDDEADIFMDTSGETLAKHSYRKIPGKAPMLEALATSTIMATNWDRKSTFINPMCGSGTLAIEAALLATDKHPGLFRMNYGFMHIMGYDENVFFVERRKLKDKARKETGFKIIATDISEDAIDIAQKNAKTAGVEHLIDFAVCDFEDTEVPEVPGVVMFNPEYGERLGVHSKLEVTYKRMGDFLKKKCLGYRGYVFTGNPDLAKKIGLRPSRRIEFYNGKLDCRLFEYELYDGSKRDPSERPQPR
- a CDS encoding DUF3127 domain-containing protein; this encodes MEVKGKVHEVSPTQQVTDSLKKRELILEYIENPQYPEYLKFEAIQDRCALIDNVKIGDDVEVFFNLRGRPWTDKTGKKSYFNSLQLWKINVLAGAGAASTPEYAAPAADISSSSDDDDLPF
- a CDS encoding sensor histidine kinase, producing the protein MKRRSIGLIIGLMGLALLGVMAMQLYFLRQSYQMQSELFDRSVNEALNNVVSKVTKQDANNFLNSKAQVKAAEIDDAGIKVVKSAENKPFTPKAGRRQTLRQKKIALLRDSLERMIKHQKLDDELSDLLQQEGTVDIKVTMAQFTDDAGIVHASYKQQVIGTHITHTAKIPHKLRKYDTLRYEYPDPQFGKQLILIPRINPLWQREQVRKQKERQVAQIKRMLETDSIQNVSVNTNPGKTNVIANLAEEYSRSGQPLTKRLNLLWIDTLLRFELHDKGISLPFSYEVTTASSDSLIFSSANDLEGNKPAFIPANTYQTAIFSRDVINDPGKIKLSFPQKNSLILSKMTATMGTTGGLLIVLIFCFGYTIFSILKQKKVSEMKIDFINNMTHEFKTPVSTIMIASEALKDKEITNDQNRVLRLANIIFEENERLGSHIERVLNIARIEKNDFKLDKKPLDVNDMIAVVLDSMALKLHKCNAKTTLELEAENAVIIADELHFSNVLYNLIDNAIKYSHENPEITISTFNKNGQVVIKVADKGIGMSRDQQTKIFEQFYRIPTGNLHDVKGFGLGLSYVNTIVKRLNGSISVKSEREKGSEFELKFAVA
- a CDS encoding response regulator transcription factor, whose amino-acid sequence is MKKILLVEDDANLGLLLQDYLQLKGKFDVILCKDGEEGLRTFTKHVFDLLILDVMMPKKDGFTLGKDIRKINPNVPIIFATAKGMIEDKTQAFNLGGDDYITKPFRIEELLLRINALLKRSSGTEKTDEEKQTSFKIGRYTFDYTSQIITIGETLQKLSTKEAELLRLLCMRKNEVLTREEALLNIWHDDNYFNGRSMDVFLSKIRKYLKDDPNVEIINVHGRGYKLLIN
- a CDS encoding tetratricopeptide repeat protein; amino-acid sequence: MRYLLLIILCSVSISASAQWWVKPAKSIGNVFKKHERFPLIADVKDHSIGRLPAAQLAKHKITRVNLDLASYSLYLQEMAVMKTAQHNMRFRVYNAASYNFSDLAQMYLKQNRLSEAKWYWLQSLLISRQQNDDKHTITSLMGLATCKAGYGDFTQAMQDLNEARDIANSHGFTADVASINKQMRYLQDNKDNPKAEIRYAETAEQEPKKVIK